A part of Lampris incognitus isolate fLamInc1 chromosome 21, fLamInc1.hap2, whole genome shotgun sequence genomic DNA contains:
- the LOC130131652 gene encoding C-X-C chemokine receptor type 2-like — translation MNPISYVANFEDVYDPPNGSIDSNLTSYIVEPGVLPCEALQLVSSVAVALCLIQIGIFLLAIPGNLLVGLVIASKWQTLTPSEMYLFHLTVADGLLALTLPFWAVSAIHGWIFGDFLCKALNLCIEANFYTSILFLACISVDRYVVIVHAHEANKDRHRSYSRVVCASVWVLGCALALPALFNDAFKPEYESNRVICYERYDIGSAISWRLTVRGVRHVVGFVLPLVVMVTCYSITIVKLLHTRGFQKHRAMQVIVVVVLAFLLCWTPYHLVLMTDTLLRAGMVTFNCSVRRSVNLALHVTHSVALVHSFVNPVLYAFVGQKFRKNLGRLIQRKMRQDRNSMSRFSRSTSQTSEGNGSLL, via the exons ATGAACC CCATATCCTATGTCGCGAACTTTGAAGATGTCTATGATCCACCAAATGGCTCCATTGACAGCAATCTGACCTCCTACATTGTGGAACCAGGTGTGTTACCGTGCGAGGCCTTGCAGCTGGTTTCATCTGTAGCGGTGGCCTTGTGTTTGATACAGATAGGTATCTTCCTTTTGGCAATACCAGGAAATTTGCTGGTTGGATTGGTGATTGCCAGCAAATGGCAGACCCTGACTCCATCAGAAATgtacctgtttcacctgacggtaGCTGATGGCTTGTTGGCCCTTACACTACCATTTTGGGCTGTGTCAGCAATCCATGGCTGGATTTTTGGGGACTTCCTGTGCAAGGCCCTCAACCTTTGCATCGAAGCAAATTTCTACACTAGCATCCTCTTCCTGGCCTGTATCAGTGTCGATCGCTATGTTGTGATTGTGCATGCCCATGAGGCGAATAAAGATCGCCACCGGAGTTACAGTCGAGTCGTCTGTGCATCAGTATGGGTCCTCGGTTGTGCCCTGGCCTTGCCCGCGCTTTTTAACGATGCATTTAAACCAGAGTACGAGTCAAACAGGGTGATTTGCTACGAGCGCTATGACATCGGCAGCGCCATCTCTTGGAGACTTACAGTCAGAGGGGTCCGCCATGTTGTGGGCTTCGTGCTCCCACtggttgtcatggtgacatgCTACAGCATCACCATTGTAAAACTGCTGCATACTCGTGGCTTCCAGAAGCACCGGGCAATGCAGGTGATCGTTGTTGTCGTGTTGGCTTTCCTGCTATGCTGGACACCGTACCATTTGGTGCTGATgacagatacactcttgagggcTGGCATGGTGACTTTTAACTGTTCCGTGAGAAGATCGGTGAACTTGGCTCTGCATGTGACTCACAGCGTGGCCCTGGTCCACAGCTTCGTCAATCCAGTTCTGTATGCCTTTGTTGGACAGAAGTTCAGGAAGAACCTTGGACGGCTTATTCAGAGGAAAATGAGACAGGATAGGAACTCAATGTCCAGATTCAGCAGGTCTACTTCCCAGACCTCTGAGGGAAATGGCTCTCTTCTTTGA